The following DNA comes from Scomber scombrus chromosome 7, fScoSco1.1, whole genome shotgun sequence.
CGAGCTTTCACTAAAAACTGATGGAAAAACATGAGCCACTTTTCAGCAGTTACCTGGTTCTTCATTGCCATCAGAGTCTGCTTCAGGTTCCCTGTGGTAGTCTGACCGCTTTTGTAAAACTCGACAACAGATTTATTCATGGCGATCTTGTAGTCCTCTTTGTTCAGCTCCTGCAGGGCTTCAAGGTGTTTGAGAGAGTCGTCGTACTTCCCCGTCTGTGAggaacacagcacacacatgttcatgttAGTAGCTGCTTCAGtctatcagtcacacacacacacacacacacacacacacacacacacacacacacacacacacacacacacacacacacacacacacacacacacacacacacacacacacacacacacacacacacacacacagtgaatgaACATGTCAACAgtacatttttctcattgtcaacaaatctaatgACAAGACCCAAACCAGCTCTGTGTTATTCTGTCTCATTACTTTCTGACTTCCCTAAAccgtgtgagtgagtgagtgagtgagtgagtgagtgagtgagtgagtgagtgagagagtgagtgagagagagagagactgagtcaaaataaactacagtgtgtgtgttgatgggGATGAAGGAAGATGTTACCTAGTGCAACAGTGAGGCtcactggtgtgtttttaataataactGAACTCTCTCTGTCACAGAGTAGCAGCTATAGTTACATCAGTCTTTGATAAACACATACACTACCTGCAAGTAGATGGGTTCATTActggtttggctctgcattagatttgttgataattagaaaaatataaaagacattAATATGTCAAAGTTGCGTTAGCACTTCTACTTCATATTGAACCAGAAAATGGCCTATTATTATTGCAGTCATATTCAACTGATTGCTTTGGCTGATATGATCAGCTATATTCTGTGACAATATATTCATTTGTCAACCAAGATTTTACTACACAGTTTATATGTTGGTAGCTCCCCCTTTAATATCTCTGGATGTATTAGCTTATTATGAATGAAGTTGGAAATAAATGAGCAAGACTTCTGAATGGCAACACTGTATTTGAATATAGTTTCATGACTCAGGTATTGCTGGATTagtcaaaaacagacattcCTGTCTGGTTATTGAATCTAcaaacagtttttaaataactttCCATAAAATGTACTTGATTGTGATTTGTATTCTCATCACATATGAACGCACGTAATACATTAGGTGGATTTTATCCATATTGCCCACTCCAAGCCAAAAACAGCTATGAGCACCATAAGAACAAATTAAATACGTACTCCTGACtcaagactttttaaaattgagACGGTATGATTGTCTCACAACCAAGCATATTCTATGCTTAGTGCTCAACTGTGCACACATGGGGCCCAACAGCGTTGATGTATGTAAAGGTAATACTGCCAAGAACAGCCAAATTTATTGCACTAGCTTTCTGAGTTTATTAGAAAAGAAATGAGATCACTTACTGAAAACGCTTCATATGCACTGGCTGCCATTTCTTTCTCTTGGTCTGACATTCCAGGGGAGGATGAGCTGTCATGCTTTGTCTCGTTTTGTTCTgatcaaaatgaaaagaagagaaaaagtgtCAGTCGTACATAACATTGGTCTCACATATTCAACACATATTTGAACTTTTATGGGTATGGGTATGAATATGTATGTGGTCATGcgctccagagaacacatcacacctgtcctccgtgaacttcactggcttccaatcaaacacagaatcaactttaaaatcctcctcaccacctacaaggccctcaacaacttagccccccccccctaccttgctgacctccttcatcaccacgccccctcccgatccctcaggtccgtctctgccaacctgctacaagtcccccggactaagCGCCGGACatggggtgatcgggccttctcagttgctgcccccaccctatggaattcactcccccctcacatcaaaatctccccaaccctctcctctttcaaatctgcactaaaaacacaccttttcttactagccttcaactcctagctcccactgtactcttcatgttttaacctttgtttttgtctttttttgtttgttttttaaccttttatacttaataaagatttgtttacaTAGTTTTAATAGGGAAATAGagaaattgtaaagcgtctttgagcaccatataaagcgctatataaatgtgatttattattattattattatgggtatgggtgagatgtgtgtgtactagtgttatgtgtatatttgatattttatgctgcactaGACTGCTCAAACAGAGTTTCATTGTATACttgtaatgacaataaagatctatctatctatggcTTTGCAGTTGGAGCATAATTAGTGTTGAAGAGGACAACTTCACTCAAAAAGTGGACATTTTTGGCCTCGGGCATACAGTGATCATTCCAATATAGCATCTTCGTTGCTCATATGTGTGACACCTGCATTTAATTCAGGATGCATTTAACCCATCGTAAACCAACTGGTATGAGTAACGTTAACTTTTTAATGGAAGAACTGGTTCACCTTGTCCGGTTAACTTAACGCTAGTCTTTACTTCTAGCAGTGGAATAGTGAGTGGAGAAAGAATTCTGTCTGCAGGGTGAACACATGCGTGCCATATTCACCATAAGCAACCTGCGTTTACGCTGCAGATCTAGCTgcatatttctgttatttatattttataagcaagcaaaacaacaataagaaaTGTGTGAATGAAGTTTGCCTGAACGTGTCCTCACACAGCACGCAGCTTGGCTAGGCTAACGGTAAAAGCCGTTGTGAAGGTTCACATGAACAGTTAGGCTTCAGAGCACTGCGTTACCTAAACGGCCAGATGAGCCATTTCCTACCAAGTACATTTCTAATTATAGTTTTCATACAGTGCATGGAAGTGCACATCTTGAATGGGTTGAAGCTAAATTGAAGCTAGCTCAGATTGACCCTAACTAGCTACACAGCTAGCGTCAGCTAACACACTCACCTGTACTGTCTGCCATTGTAGGGATCTTTTCGAGGACAGTTACAAGTCCTATATTTGCTCTTAATGTTGGCTCAATCGTGCTTTCCGTTGACCAGTGGGggaaatgtttaaatgacagATAGAATTAAATCTCCAGTGTTTCACACAGAAGATTGGCTAGTCAATCTGTCTGTTCCGCTCTAAACACAATCTTCTTTGCGGTTTAGTGACACATTGTAACCAGTAGGTTGTGATACAACAGCGCTCCTGCTGGACTGGAGCTCAAACATGCTTCATTGCTGTGTAGATTGTAATTCTGTCTGATTTGGATTTAatgtatttacaaaaaaaatatcaaaaactcgaatgaatttatttttgttattccTGCACttacgtttttccatttttatccaTATAATAATTTTCTTAGAGGTAATTTTTCATAAAATCTATGATTTGTGTAGCTTGTTTGGAAAAGAGGCATCATGTCAGTTCAAGATAAACTCTTCATGAAAAAGTCTTTACCACAACTGTTCGTGTAACCTACATAATATGTTTGCAGAAATGTGTTGGAGgtcagaaagacacaaacacactgaaggtTTTTCCTGTTTAATGAAGGGTGTGTAACAATATACCATCCATAAATAAACCTGGTGAGCAGTCCAGCTGATTACATGTGGGTGCTGGTGGTTTGGGGAGGGGAGAAGACAGCTGACGACaaactgatatttttaaaaaggtggaaGTGAAAGTGtctgtcactcagtcactctGTCACTCAGATCAGATATGGATAAGTTTAAGACTGTTCTGAACATTGCCAACAAAAAGCCAAACCTTGGGTTCGGGTTGGTCGCCCTGATGACAGCTGGGGGGGAGCAGATCTTCTCCTCTGTGGTGTTCAAGTGTCCCTGCAGTGAACTGAACTTTCTGTACGGCTTAGTGTTCTTGCTGGTTCCCGCGctggctctgctgctgctgggttaCATCGTGAGTAAGAGGACGTGGAAGCTGTTGACGGGTCTGTGCCAGCACAGGGCCAAGCTGTTCCGCTGGAAGAGGTTGGCAGCCTGCGGGATGGTACTCTTCCAGATAGGCACCACGGCGATGGTGGCCCCCTCCTGCTGGATCGCTGTGGCTCTGCTTAACGGGAACTACTTTGAGTGTTTGATGACTGGAACTAATAGCACTTACAAAGAGCATCTATGTGGGGGCAGGAAGTCTCAGGCCCAGTGTCAAGAAGAGCTGCACACGTTCCCCTGCGGGAAAGGCGGCAGTGTCCCGCCGGCTGTCAGAGACAATGTGCTGCTCACCCTAAGAGCTCACTCTCAGGTCAGTGCTGATGAAGCCTACTCCTACTCTACTCACTTTTTATcttcatatatatgtatttttaattcattactACATTCAAAAAACGGAATACGTTACATAAAACTTaagacattatatcattgatctTAGTAGTTAGTATGACAGTATCTTGGAACAGGGCTGACAAGAACAATACAGTAATAGGCACAATTTTAAAAGCAAAGATGCAGGAGTTTTATACATGTGCCGTCTTTATTATCTATCTAAATAAGAATATTTTCCTGAATGCTATGTTCTGTTAAAACTGCACTTAGTAGCTACATGATCATCTGCTCCCTGGACTTTTGCAACTTGTTCGTTCATAATCTGCCCACTTCTTTTTGTGTAGCCAAAAGTCATCTTTCAATTTCAGACCTCACACAGTGGTGAGTGGAAATTCTAATAATTCTATGATAGGTCCAGCTCGAACCTACAAACTAATTATGACCtaacattaatgttattaagGCAATTATTTGAAGATACTGATTTGTTACCAAACCAGGAGGGTtcaatgtgttttctgttttattctaatGAAAGTGCAAGTATAATAATAGCTATGCTCCAGTCCAGCAAATGCAAATAACTGGATATGTAGTAAACTGCTACCAGTCCCTAAAGAAATTCTCCTGAGTTGTTACAGTTATATGGTGAAACtacaaaaatgatttcagtATCAATTTCACTCATTGAaatgtaagggttagggttgggaCAGCCACCTTGCAATAGAAAGTATCTAgaaatgatgattttatatatatatattaaacttactGCTATCTCAAATATTATTTTGGGTTTCAATAGATATTAGCAGGATCTTTGTTAACATCTAAGATTTATAAacttaaatgctttttaaatttgttttttttgttgggggACCGCAGTTTGCACCTATTTGGTAGACATTTACCAATTATTGAAATGCTGCAGGCTTTGTGATGATGAAACAAGTATGTGATTGGTCTCACTACTTCTTGAAACAGAATTAAACTGGTTGAAAGGACTTTGCTCACCTTTGTAAAGTCTGAAACCTGCTCATTGCTGCTCATTGCTTTACATTTGACGTATTGAGCTGTTTCCTTCTGTtgagcacaaaaaaaatcattgtgtgACAAATATCTAAGAGATTTTGAGCATCTCATATACTTGATTATGAATCGATTGTATGTTCGTGTTGACTACAGATTCTGGGATGGATGCTCATCAGTTTCATCATGTTGTCCAACCTGCTGCTGACCTGTGTGGCTCGGTGCACCTCCCCCATCAGCTACAATCAGCTCAAGTTTTGGAAGGCATATGCTGAGGAGGAGAGCAACCTGATGGATTCATACACCGCTAAACATGCCAAGGAGCTCGCAGAAAGAAACCTGAAGAGCTTCTTCAAACAGACACCACCTGAAGACATCATCACCCCCTCCAACAGGAGCTGGGAAAAGATTTCCCACCTCTACAAGTTTAGCACCAAAGACCACTACTACAGCACGTTGCACAGGTATGTGGAGAACTGCCAGGAGACTGATGACAATATGATGAGAATGGCTTCAGTCAAGTCCAGCGAGCCTGCTGTTGACAATCCTGCCATTCTTAGTTTTGTGGATGATGGCAAGATGATGCTTTGAAGAGGaacatctgctgtgtttttcagcATTAGTGTTGTCTCTGTCAGAGTTAGaccagtgtgtttatatatcaATTATACTGATATCATCTGTGACATGCATACATTGGAGCTCTGGCACTGAGTATATATCAAAGGGCAGTGAGAGATAAAAGACTTTGTCTGGAAAGAGGCCACTGACGAGTCACTGACCTTGTGACTGCCCCTGGACCAACTAGATGAATACATACTGTTGACCTCATGCCTCAGCTGATGAAGAAAAAATCAGTTAAATCTAAAACTCCTTGAGATTTGACCAGAATTTTACTCAAACCAGCACCAGAATGTATGGTCAGGTCTTTGGCAGTGTCATGTCATTTGACATGCAACAACGCCTTTAGCATACAAGATGCTCCACACATACGATGGAGTGAAGGTTGCATAGAAGCCAGATGTATTGATCAGGTGAGGTggcaatattacatttttgtatttcagaAGAGCTGATGTGGTTCAAAATCAGGAAATAAGACAGTGGTACTTCCCCAAGAGTTGATGTGGGTAAAATAGCCTACGTCAACACACTGCTGGTGTGTGAGCTTACAGGAAACAATGTGTTCTGAAATGCATGGTGGTGTGTGTTACCCTTTAGATGCTACAGTCATGACAGCAGCTCTGTAAGGCTGTATTTAGGAACAGcaatgctttgagctaaatgttcATGTCAGTGTGCTCACATGATCAAAACGacaatgttaaaatactgaAGTATATTTACCATATTCATCATTTTAGATTAGCATGTCAGCATGACAATAGTTGCTGAttagcacaaaacacaatataaagttGAGGCCTAAACTAAAGTATAGACAAATACAATTTGACAAGATGTAAAAGTTCCCCAAAAGATCCTCAAAGTTTTTAGTATTCATCCTCAGGGGAACATAAGCGTCTAATACATTTtgatggcaatccatccaagtattttaatattaatataaatattgaagTGCTGCTCGATAAAATGTCTGCATCCTCATGGGAACATGAAAAATTGTTTtccaatccatccaatatttgttgagatatttcaatctggaccaaagtggtggagcAACTGAATCTGCAATTCATAGAACCAAAGACAAAAGCAGAGTGATGAAACCTGGCAGGTGATCAggtaaataataaacacacatcaaGCCTGGATCAaaactaactttaaaaaaagtgaacaaCATGTTAGAAAGAATCACAGCTGATCAgtgaaatgactgaaacatgAAAAGCAGCAACAGGTGAGGTTGAGTGTAAAGTATTATGTGTACTAAATCATTTGTGTACCAGTCTGTGTGGGTTTGAACAGGAAATGTGTCATCCCACTTCCTCTACACTGAGTTGGTACATCTCAAGTCTCTGAAAaagaatatcaataaataaaaaagttatgaataaatgataaaaatacattCTACCAGTAGAAATGGTTCCTGTGCCTCTGAGCAGTGTAAATACTACATGCAGGTACGTATTATATGCAGATTGTCAAAAAGGTAACAAAGAAACAGctacagagaaaaaacatgGCTGCTGCCAGTGATAACTGTGCACCTTTATTAATGTCAGCACAGTGCGCATGTGTCTAGACACATACCATCAGAAATCTCTACAGCTCTACAGCTGATGCCACCATCATCAGAAACAGACATCACTTCATGTGACGCTTCAGAGGAAACAACGTCTTACTTctctaaaaatatatttccatatCGCCTCTCTCCTATGGTTTCCTTGTCTCTCTCTATGCAAGACACAAGGAAAATATGCAGGTGAGGGGAAAGATGCAGGTGAGGGAAATGTGGATGCAATTAAGAGATTTaagatgtacagtatacatGCATACAGTCAGGTCATGGTATCAGTGATGAAATCacagtatttcatttaaaatgtgacatcCTGTACACATTCATTGTGCAGACTGATAATGAAGGTGTTAGTAGCAGAAATAGTAGATAATTATGTGTTGCATATGTGTAGGTTCACTTCAACAACATCCTGTTAAATGCACTCTACAGTTAGTCATTTCATCCAGTGGTGAGAATGGAACAGAAAAACCACTAAGAGGATCTGATTACTTCCCCACTCCACTCTCTGCTGCTTGTGGTGACTCTGTCTCTGGAACAATGGTAtgttctctttcctcttttgtctttgtACTGTGTGacaaagtttaaaatgtatggGTTTCATCATTGTTTAATGCATTTAATTATACAGTTGACATGCAGAATTTACAAATTACACAGAACAGAGCAGCCAgattaattgtatttttctatTCATGCAAAATATCATTTAGAATAAAACACCACACTTCTTTTGTGAAGAAGTGTATACTGGTTTCTGTCATGAGCATTAAACATGTTAGTTCTGGTCATCTGGTGGTGCCACGTTCacaaacaaattattttcacttattattattatttcacttattttctaATCTTTATATTTGGcttgttttgccttttttgtcttactgaaactgtaattttatttattgtttttgtgttggcTCCAGGAAGACTAACCACCACTTTATGGAAGCTAACATGGATCCTAATAGAGAATAAAGAGGAACAAATCAAATTGTTatactttcatttcattaaaatgaatctcTGCTTCAAATCAAATGAATAGAAACAAAAGCATGACATGATTTGTAttcttttggtgttttttgcCATCATGAAACTGTTGCAGGCATTGTTTTTCTGATTACACAACCGTCAAAGGACACAGAGTTGGGTGATCATGTAAACAGGACCAGCAGGATTTTTACAGATAACCAATTGGAGctggggagggaggaagagataCTAAAAGTAAACTGCTAATGGGAATTGAAATGACGATTGACTTTTACTGCTGGGGCTGTACTGTACGTCTTAGTGGAGCAGGGACTTCCCTTCTGGAGAAGGAGCAGTTCGGAATCAAAAGGCAATGAGTAGGAGGGAGCGGCAGACTGACTGAGGGAGGACTCTGAAGGGAAGAGAGCCAGCCAAAGGGAGGGGCACAGACAGGCTGGGCAGATGTGTTTTGAATTCAGCTGTGAAAAGACAGGACAGGAAATGACAGCAGGCTGCACAGACAATCTagtttttcacttttcactcaGTCATTGTGTTTCAATTTCTTCTTGATTTCTTGTGGAGTGTGTCCAAAACATCCTCACTGACACCATGGATAACTTCCAGACGGTCCTACGTTTCTTCATGAACCAGAAATCCACCATTGGCTACAGTTTCATGGCTCTCCTGACTATAGGCGGGGAGCGAGTTTTTTCTGTGATCTCCTTCCAGTGCCCCTGCAACCACGACCAGAATTTTGCCTACGGGCTGACGTTCCTGCTGGGCCCCGCTGCTGTGCTGCTTGTCTTTGGCTTGTTCTTCAGCAGTAAGTTGTGGAGGCTCTACACTGGCTGCTGCCTCAATCCAGTGAAGCTATGTCCCCGTGGGAACTGCCTCTCCTGCCTCAGGGTGTTCATGAGCATCTTTTCCAAGGCGTGTGTGGCTCCCATAATGTGGCTCTGTGTGGCCCTACTCAACGGGACCTTTTATGAGTGTGCTGTCAGTGGTCTCGATGATAACCTAGTGGTGGATCTGTTCTGTAAAAACAAGACAGTTAAGTGCCAGCAGGAGTTGGCCCGGGTGCCCTGTGACAGGTCCAAACTTTCCAATGATGAGCGTATGGAGCTCCTGCTGATGCTCAGAGCCCAGTCACAGGTAAGATTTGATTTATATCCCTCAAATGTGACATACACACTAGGGACAACTGCGGATGTCAAGTCTGAGAAATAACCCAGATGACATGACACTGAGTCATATCAGGTTTCTCACTTTGGTCTTGGAGACTACATATTATAACAAAAAGCATGTGtaacaaacaaccaaaaaagtGTGGAGTATAAAAGAGTGCCAAGTGTTTACTAGGCAAGGAAGCTCTAATTTAAAGACATGATCAAATAACAGTATGGAAAATGTAAGATCCAgatttgaagtgtgtgtgttgtgtgttccCCAActcctaaccttaacccagTGCACTAGATCACTGGAGTACCTCTTCAAGCTCCagctgcaaataaataaaatcactgtGAAAACGAGTTTTGCACTTTTCTCTGACGTGTCATGCCTCGTCTCTGGAGGAGTCAGCCAGCAGAGCCCTGACACTTCACCCTGTCTGCACAGGGCAGAGCAGTTTACTGATTGCTGGTGTATTCAAAGTTTACTATTTTAAAGTACTGCATGTCCAAATTGTACCAGGTTCGACACGACACTCCTCATTTACTCTAGCAACACATCCGCAAAGCACGGAGTCCATCAGATAAACGATTCAAAAGATACGCAAACCTACCTGCATAGACCTAGCTATAAGAGCCTACATATGCTACATTTAGgatacagacaaacaaacagacagacagacagacagacagacagacagacagacagattcCTTGCTTTATACTAATAGAGTGTCCGGTCAATATGTGCCTGTATCGGAACGGGCCGATTTCTTAGTAGAGAACAGTGGCCGTCCACTAGGCGCTCTCATGCAGAATATTGGTGGACACTACAAATTCCCGATGTTCCATAAACGCCTCACAGGCATTCTTTTGGTAGACGGTGTAATTATCTGTCGGGAAACTGCAATTTTGAGTTAAACTGAAGTTGGTGGGATGATCTGCAATACCTACTCAGAATGTGCCTGAGACATCTGCACTGTGTCTTTTGACAACTTGTTCGCTGTCGGTATTTCCACCTGCGGAATAACAGACAAATCAACTTtgattggtttatttttatatagcaacacacacacacacacacacacacacacacacacacacacacacacacacacacacacacacacacacacacacacacacacacatacacaggccTACATACAGACATAGCCCACAGACAGAGAGccatacatacagacatagaTAGcctacagacagacacacagacagacacatgagTCCTTGCTTCAAAGAAGATAGAGGGATAGAGAGATGTCGTCCAGATGTTACTCAATGTAACATCTGAGTTGCAGAAAAATCAGTGCTGATGTGCATCAGATTCTTGCTTTGAACTTCATTACATATACTTCAttacacagcagcagaaacgATATGATTCTTTAAGTTGAGAGTGATGTGCGAATTGACGCACGTGACAGAGCAGCAGTAACTTGATTACAGGCGCAGCGTGGAGGAGAAACTGAACGGCCTACATTATTAATGAGGAATGCATTATACGCGGGGCGAGCTTCAATAATGACCATTCACACGAGCTCCTCTAATGCCCTTTAAAAGctgaaagaaagtgaaagaga
Coding sequences within:
- the calhm6 gene encoding calcium homeostasis modulator protein 6, with product MDKFKTVLNIANKKPNLGFGLVALMTAGGEQIFSSVVFKCPCSELNFLYGLVFLLVPALALLLLGYIVSKRTWKLLTGLCQHRAKLFRWKRLAACGMVLFQIGTTAMVAPSCWIAVALLNGNYFECLMTGTNSTYKEHLCGGRKSQAQCQEELHTFPCGKGGSVPPAVRDNVLLTLRAHSQILGWMLISFIMLSNLLLTCVARCTSPISYNQLKFWKAYAEEESNLMDSYTAKHAKELAERNLKSFFKQTPPEDIITPSNRSWEKISHLYKFSTKDHYYSTLHRYVENCQETDDNMMRMASVKSSEPAVDNPAILSFVDDGKMML
- the LOC133983752 gene encoding calcium homeostasis modulator protein 5; its protein translation is MDNFQTVLRFFMNQKSTIGYSFMALLTIGGERVFSVISFQCPCNHDQNFAYGLTFLLGPAAVLLVFGLFFSSKLWRLYTGCCLNPVKLCPRGNCLSCLRVFMSIFSKACVAPIMWLCVALLNGTFYECAVSGLDDNLVVDLFCKNKTVKCQQELARVPCDRSKLSNDERMELLLMLRAQSQILGWWIIIIAATVGLLGTCCTNCRSKVSFLQHTFWKNYMEKEKECFDTFAVEYATKLAERNLRSFFEKKDPEPFPFPNHRAWEEISAVYTFSRSEQCYSTLQQYVEKTDRDLTWEKRPVGDSEVGIEMS